Within Legionella birminghamensis, the genomic segment GCTGAACCTGTTATTGATGTTAAGTTTCAATTAAAAAAAGATAGTCAGAAATATATAATTGATTATATTCTGTCTTATAGTAAATTGGACTGCAAAGAGCTTGCTCAAATACTTGAATCTAGTCCCTTGGTGCTAAGCCAAGTACTTGCTGGAAAAAAATTCTTAAGAACAGAAAATGCGCGCAATTTATTTCAATATTTCACTATAATGATTGGAGTTTAGTTTATAGTCTTTCTTTTTCCTCGAGCTTGTCCTGAAGGTATTAGGGTAAAACTACTTAACCAGAACATAGCTAACTTAACTATAATATAATGAGTATATTTTTTTATACAGATTATGTTTAGTTTTTTTATATTGAATTCCATATGGATCAATTTAGTAAAGAAATAAGAAGTAAAATAATGAGCAGAATTAGATCCAAAAATACTGCTCCTGAGATTTTTATCCGCCATATTTTACATAATATGGGCCTAAGATATAGATTGCATGTTAAAAAATTACCAGGAAAACCCGATATATTTTTCAAGAAGTATAACGCCGTTATTTTCTATAATGGATGTTTTTGGCATGGGCATTATTGTAAACAATCACATATACCTAAAACAAATAAGAAATACTGGTATGATAAAATCTCAAAGAATAAATTGCGGGATCAAGAGAACATTCAAAAGTTATTAGATCTAAATTTTCGTGTACTTGTAATCTGGGGCTGTACCCATCGTGGTAAAGGAAAAACTGCTATAAATGACCTAGCTCAGCAAGTTTACAAGTGGATAAAATCAAATGAAAGATACAATGAGCTCCCCTTTATTTAAATACATATCTTCAATTTAAATTATCCATGCTGTAAAAAAATTTATTTTTAGGAAATTTAATAGAGTTATTGTCAAATCTGGTGTATGCCCATTAGGCGGCCACTCTGTTTGACTGCTCATTAACTTGCACTCCGTTTACAAATTTCACATTATTAACAACTAATGTTAATAGGTTAAACCCTCTAATTTTAATCCATCGTTTTTGAGCCACTTCCATGAGCTTAAAGACCATTGCCAGGGTGGTGTCTCTGGAGCCACAGTTTCTGGACTTATTAGTCCTCAGACGCACTGTAGCGAAGGCAGATTCAATGGGATTGGTTGTCCGTATGTGAATCCAGTGTTCGGCCGGAAAATCGTAGAAGGCCAACAGTTCCTCTTTGTCCTTGGCCAGGCACTCCATCGCTTTTGGGTACTTAGCGCTGTAAAGCTCCACCGTATTATCAAACGCCTTATAGGCCTCTTCTTTGGTCGATGCCATCCAAATCTCATGCAAAGCGGCCTTTACCTTTGGCTGCATCGATTTGGGTAGCTTGTTTAATACATTCGCTGTTTTGTGCACCCAGCACCGCTGTTGCCGTGTTTCAGGGTAAATGGCTCCAAGGGCACTCCAGAATCCCAATGCCCCATCCCCCACGGCTAACTTCGGAGCCGTTGGAAGGCCTCGTTGGCGCAGGTCAGTAAGCACCTCACTCCAGCTCGCTGCGGACTCTCGATACCCATCATTAACCGCTACAAGCTCTTTTACCCCGCTCTCAGTAACACCAATGATGACTAGAAGGCACACCTTGTCATCCATGCGAACCTTGCTGTAAATACCATCAGCCCACCAATAAACATAGCGTTTGTCGCTTAAATCCTGGCGTTGCCACTCTTTGTGTTCATCAAGCCATTTTTCTTTTAATCGCGACACTGTATTGGCTGACAGTCCGCGCGCACTCTCGCCAACTAACGCGGATAAGGCTTCTGTATAATCTCCTGTTGATAACCCTTTTAAATACAGCCAAGGAATGAGTTCTTCCATGCTCTTCGTCCGTCTCAAGTAGGGCGGCAACAACTGACTGCTAAAATGAATACCTGAACCGCTACGATCTCGTACCTTCGGGACTTGAACCTCTACTTCTCCTATCCCCGTCTGAAGCTGTCTCGCGGGGAGATAACCATTCCTGACTACTGCTGGACGACCATCCAGTAAACGCACGTCTGAGTACGCTGAGAGCATCTCTGATAGTTCGGCCTCAACCGCTTTCCTTATCAACTCTTTTGCTCCTTGTCTCAACACCTCCGTTAACGGGTCTTCAAAGCCCTTGGCTACCGCTGGTGTCGATGACTGCTTTAGATTACAATCCTTCATGGCGTATCTCCTTTGTTGATTTGTGTTCCGACAAGAACAAGCAACAGAATACGCCACCTAATTTATTTTGTCATACACCACTTTCGACTATAACTCTCCATAATGGAGTTCCATTCCATCCCTTATTTATCGTACCATTGACTCTATAGACTGTTAAAACAAGGGTAGAATTAAAAGTATCTCCAATTTTCCGATCTGTGGGGGATAGTAGGGTACCAGTATTTTTACCAATATCACGATTTCTTCGTACTATTAGAATTGGATCTACTTTGTCTTTTTCCAATAGAGAATCGATACAATTAATGTAAGTGTCTTTAGGCCAATCTTCGCCAATCTCGGATTCTAATAACTTAATAATATCTTTTAGAAGAGCAATATCTACCTTATGAAATTCTTCTTTTTCATCAAAACAAGTTAATAAATTATCAATCATCAATAAGTTATTTGATGTTGGATAACTAGGAAAATGGTTAACCCCTCCAGCTATAATATTCAAACTATCTTTTTCAATTACATTCGCCCGCGTTGGCTTAATGTTTTTTGGATAAATTAATTGCAAATCACTAGAATTATGGTTTTCTATATACTCAATCATTGCATTATTAGCTTGATTTAGCTCTGAAAACATTTTAAACAAGCTTGGCGGAATAAAAACTCGTACTAAACCAGGATCCCTATCGTAACCAAATGCTCGACAGTGCTGCCAAAATGTATCTGCCTGAGGTGTTTTTGATTTTCTACAATAATAAGTTGTGTGTAAGTTTGGAAATGTGACGCCTCTTCCTAATGTGTTTCCACCAATAACAATATTAATACCTTTATTAAGGTCTACTGTAACGTTGGATCGAGAGTTCATAGTAACAATGTTTATTTTATTTTGTTCTAAAATACTATGAATATACTTATAACATTTTTCAAAATCTGTTATATCGGGTTTTGTTTTATATAAGTCAAGCCAAGCGTTTTTCAGGCTTGATTTAAAATTATGGTCATTTCTGAGATCATAAAGTAATAAGTTAAGCGTTTCACCAATGCGATCCGCGATAGTTTCATGATCTGCAATACTAACGCTCGGATGTATCAAAAAGTTTGATGAATCCCTAAATCCTGAAATTTCAAAATGAGCGGCAACAATTAAAAAACTCGAAATGGCATTTTGCATCCCCTCGGGTATATGATTTTCCTCTTCTTTTAAAACTGCTAGCTCATCCTCTTCCGTAAACCTAATTGAATAAGGAATTTGCCTTTCAGCATATGGCTCGCTTAAATTGTAAAAAAAGTCCCCTCCAAGATAACCTTCTCCTGGTTGAAAATATTGAATAAAATCAGGCTTATGAGTAGAGTTATTTGATTGAAGTAAGATTGATTGGGGTGTGGCTGTGACTTGTAAATAGAAACTGCTATTAGATAAATCAACAATTTCGTTTATTCTTTTGTTTATAGTACTTTGATCTTCTTGATTAATTTTAGTATTCAAACTAGCTGCATCTGCTTCATCGTCAACAATAAAAATAGGTCGTCCTCGAGCGAATTTAGAAGAAGAAATTAAATTTTTCCATGTCTCAAGAACACGTGTATTTTTTTTCAAGACTATGACTGTAGGCTTTCTTAAAGCATTTGTTAAATACCGTATGTCATCTGATTCATCACATACACAAAAAGTATCTAAAAAATCTAATGTTCTTGTGAATGTTTGCTTTTGCAACTGCACATTATCTGACGTTAAAATAATAAATAACTCAAAGTCATGATCCGCAGCAGCAGCAATAACTCCTAACATCTGCCCTGTTTTGCCACTTTGTACATTTCCAAGCAATAGACCAAATTTATGATTTAGGAAGTCAAAAGTTTCAACCTGCTCAGTTATTAATTTATCAACTGTCTCAGCAATTGATTGAGCAATTTTAGCAGAAGATCTCGACTCAATTAGTTTAATGTATTCTTTAAAATGCACATCTATTCTCTGTTGGGTTCAAAATCAAGGTACCAAAGGCGTAAATCCTTTGTTGGCGTCATAGAAATAAAGTTTCTACCATATTCTTCCAAAACTTTGTTTGTTAAAAGCTGACCAATGTTAAGTACACCAGCATTTTCCAATCTACCTTTTATCCATTTTCCAAGAATCTTAAGATCTCCATCCGATCTTAAATTTTTGCTGTTAGTACCACTTATTTTACAACAAAACTGGTATCCATCATCAGTAATCACATCAATAACACTTACGGAGTCTGGATAACCTGCTTTAGGATACCAATCTAAATCAGTTATTTTTTTTGGTACTATTAATTCGACCTCATACCATGGCCTTCTCCGAATAATCCTTGTAGAGGAATTTTCTCTTCCTTTACCGAAGTATGCATTTAGATTGCTTTTTGAAGCCTTATCCTCAGCTGTTTTGAGAGGAATATTAATGGATTTTCCATAATCAAGATTTGATTGAATTTTTTTTAAATGATTTTGTTCTTCTATTTTTATTACACCTGTCATGTCCTCCATCAAATTATTGGTTTTTTTAAATGTCTTAATTTCCAAATCTGGTGATGATAATTCTGGAGATATATTAATTAATGTATTTATAAATTGACTTAAATCATCATTAATCTTTATATCATCAACAAGCAAATCAAGCTCATATTGTCTAATAATTTGATGTTTAAGAATGTTGTTTAAGTTTGAAGAACCTATTATAGTCTTTTTAACACCATTTGAATTTAAAAAAGAGTATACTTTTCCATGATAAGGAAAACTAGTGAGTAATTTGACAGAGCCTAAAGAATTTTCTTTCAAAAATTTTTCAATATCTTTTGCTGCAGCAAATTGTGAATAAGTAAAGTTGTCAAAATAATGCATTCCAATTACTAAGTTACAATATGGGCCTCCATTTTTTGTAACTATATCCATTAGTTCAACAAGAGCTGATTCCGATATATACCCAACTGCAATATTCAGCTGTTTTGCCTCACCTATTAGCTGATGAAATGTATCGTTAAAACGTTTATGTGTAGTTTTAATAGGGGGAAAATTTGATGCTAATAATTCCATAATATCACTTTAGTCAACTTCAACTCTTTGAATTGCATTAAGGTTCTGATCATACTTAAGCCTATCTTTTATATTCAATTTAGTAAGATAATCACCCAACTCAAACAAGTCAGTTCTAGAATAGTTTTGGGTAAATAAAGGCTTCAAAGCTTTAGCTACAGCATGTACTCCTACTGGAGGAACAGCATTCCCTATCTGGCGCCTAACTTCAGCAATGCTGCCAATAAAGTGAAAGTCATCAGGAAAAGACTGCAGTCTAGCTCTCTCACGATTTGTAAGTGGCCGGGGCTCAGGATAATGATATCCCCAAGTACCACCACCTCCTGCAGCAATTATAGTTTTAGAAGGCTCACTTCTATGTATTCTTCGATATACATGACTAATCATTCCTTTTACATATAACGGATGGTTTTTAGGTATATCTGTAAAATTTCCCCCTTCAGGAATAAGTTTAAGCATTTCAATTGTTTTGGATTTAGAGTTCATTATCTCGTTATTGTCTCTAACCTTCTCAACATCTTTAAGTGCCTTACCCGCGGTTACGTAAGGAATCCTTCCTATTCCATGTGTTGGTTCTGGATGACAAAAATCAAATCCAGTATCTTTACGGATGCCAACAATTAGTACTCTTTCCCTAAACTGAGGTACACCATATTCTGCAAAATTATATAGCTGGATTTTGACTAAATATCCGGGAGAAATATTTTCAAAGTCTTTAATAATAGTCTCGATCGCTTTATTTTTATTTGCGCTTAAAAGACCTTTTACATTTTCAGCCACAAAGGCCTTAGGTTTCTTGGCATCTACAAATCTGAGAAAACTCTTATAAAGATTTCCTCTTTCACCATTGAGACCCGGCCTTTTCCAAATCATTGAAAAATCTTGGCAAGGAAAACCTCCTAAAATTAAATCACAATCAGGTATGATCTTATCATTATAAGGGTCAATTTCTTCAATATCGCCCTGATACATTACATCACCAAAATTATGTGTAAAAGTTTTTGCAGCCCATAAATCAATATCATTTGCCCATAAAGTTTGGTACCCGACTTGATGAAAACCTAAATCAAGTCCACCACAACCAGAAAACAAAGAAATAATTCTAGGTTTTCCTATTTCATTATTGTTCTTTTTCATATCGTATCAATTACCAAAATTGAGGAGCTTTTTATTAAAGAATATTGACTCTATTTCTATTCAAAATGATTTCAATGGAGTGTCATTGTGCCATGTAAATTAATAAAAAACACATTTTAAGTTTTCAAATGTCTCATCATGTTAACGGCAGTTCCAATTATAGAACCATTTGAATCTGAATTAATCTGTATGCTAGCCCAGTCCTCATTAAGTGCTATTAATTCATACTGCTGAGTAGCTTTAGATGCCGATAATTGCTTATATTTCCGGATAATCACTTCTTGCTCATCTTCAATCAGGGCAACCACAAAATCACCAGGCTTAGCGTTTGTATCAGGATCTACGATGACAACATCATTAATCCGAAACTCAGGCATCATGCTTTCATCCTTAATTCGCAGAGCAAAAGGAGTTTTTCCAATATTGTCACTGACCGTTGAACTGACAGGGATAAATTCGACTTTATTATCAACTTCCTCTTTGATTTTCTGGATGAAAGCAGCTGGATCAATTGCTTGTTTGTAATCTAAGACAGGAATTAATGCCCCCATGCCAAGAGATTTTGTCATCTTCCCTTCGCGGTTATCGGTTAAGCACATCAAATAAGAAGCTGAAACTTCAAGTGCATTAGCCAGCAATTTAATTTCTGTTGGACCAGGAGTGCGGTCCCCTCTTTCATAATTATTAATACGAGAAATTTTCAGCTCACTTGTCAACTCAGCCAATGCTTTTCTCGTCAATCCCTTGGCCTTTCTTTCATTCATGATTCTTTGGCCGATTTTCTCTTTGATGTTCATACCTATTCCACGGTGTTTGGTTAATAAATTAATCCATTTATATATTGACTATAACTCAATTTGTGTTATTTTGAGATTTATTAACTACTCGTTTTGAGTATTTAAGCACATTTAGAGCTATTTAACGCCTTAAGTTCTCAAAATGGTACCACAAGTTTCCTAGGGCGCTAAGACTTTTAGTTAAGGAATAACGGATTATTTATGTACTTTACAGTGAATGACAAGGAATTGGATGCGCTCTGCGGGCTTTCATATATCCAGCAAATTACTTACTTAAGAGGGATTCGACCCTACATGGATCGCAATACTTTCATAGTAGGGATTAAGCGTCGTATCAGTTACCAATCGCTGGCTGAGGTACTTTATATTGAACCCCATCAAGGCATTACAGAATCTGGAAGTCCTAGCCGTCAGCAAATTCGAAGAGCCGTTAAAGGGCTTGAACGCTCAGGTCTTATTATCATTCAGTCTTTCGATAAACATCTTATTTTAAAATGTCTATTGGCGGATATCAGTTATTGTGTCCAAAATAAACCCGGCACAAACCCGACACAGCAAGCCGACACAAAGTCGCATGCAAAACTCCCTATAAATACAGGATATTCTGAGGGTATAGGAGCAAAAGCAGACACAGATGAAACCCTAAAAGCCGACACACCTCTAATAAAAGAAAATAATTATATTTATTTATTACAACGTTTTGACCATTTCTGGCGTATGTACCCCGAGAAAAAGTCACGTGAACGTGCCTTTGAAATCTTTAAACAAATCAATCCAGATGAGCCTTTGCTGCAAAGCATGCTGCAATCCCTCGATCAACAAATCAAAACCCGTATAGCAAAAGAAGCCCATGGGGAATGGGTTCCAGCATGGAAATTTCCAGCTAACTGGTTGTCTCAAAAATGTTGGGAAGATGAAGTCAAAGTCGAATTAACGCAGGAGAAAAGGAATGAGAAGTGCGGCACAAATACTAAGAGCGGAGCCATTGATCCATTCTGGAACCCGGAATCAGGAGACGCAGCAATCACCGATGAAGACGAATACAAGCAGTCAAACGTCATCAACCTGCAATGTTACCGACAGTAGAAAAAAGTGTATTGAAAACTTGTTTACCCGCTTTGCAGTTTACTACGGGCATTTGTGGCGCAGTCAGTTCAAGAGTGATGGTTTTTTGGAATTTGCCAAGAAGGAGTGGTTGGAGGGCTTAAGCCAATTCAGTGATGAGATTTTGAATCAGGTCATTATTGATTGCCGCGATCATTGCGAAATGCCTCCGACCCTGCCGCAATTGATTGGCTTTTGTCGTGATATCAAAAGACGAAGTGCTTTTTATGTCACATCAGAAAAATATCAACCAGCCAGTAAAGAAGTGGTTGAAGAGAATATCAGGCAGTGCAAGGCCTATTTATTTAAATAACAGAAGGAGACGAATTATGTTGGTTTTAACTAGAAAAATTGGGGAATCAGTTGTTATCAGTGAGGAAGTTTACTGCACTGTAGTGGGTTATCGTGATGGTGAAGTTCGCCTTGCTTTCGATGCCCCTCAATCAATCCCGGTTCACCGCGATGAAATTCAACGTCGTATCAATCGTGAGCGCCAAAATGATAGTTGGTTTAGTGGAAAAAGAGAAAACAAAGGATGCGTTGTTGATCGGTTAATCAGCAAATTCAAACATGGAATAAAACCTTTTAAAAATCATCAATAGCTAATGAACTATTTACGGACCAATAGCATGAGAGAAGAAAAAGAACAAAACTTAACTGTGAAAGACCGAGCCATTGAAAAGCTAAGGCGCGATTTAGGCGATTTGATTGAAAATGCGTTATACGATCAAAAAACCGTTGAAATCATGCTCAATGCAGACGGCAAACTTTGGCAGGAAAGACTTGGAGAAACCATGCGTTGTATAGGCAGTATCAATGACGCGCGTGCTGAATCCATTATTAAAACTATTGCCGGCTTTCATGGTAAGGAGGTAACACGTTTTAATCCAATATTAGAAGGTGAGCTGCCATTGGATGGTTCGCGTTTTGCAGGGCAGCTGCCACCAGTGGTATCAAAACCAACCTTTGCGATTCGTAAAAAAGCAATTTCGGTTTTTACACTGGATGACTATGTAAAATCAGGAATTATGACAGAAGCACAATGTGCGGTGATTAAGAAGGCTGTTATTGCACATCGAAACATTCTAGTCATTGGCGGCACAGGTTCTGGTAAAACTACTTTAGTAAACGCCATTATCAATGAAATGGTTTGTAGCTCACCAACCGAGCGTGTCTTCATCATTGAAGATACTGGTGAAATTCAATGTGCTGCTGAGAACTGCGTTCAATATCACACCACCATTGATGTCAATATGACCCAGCTTTTGAAAACCACGCTTAGGATGAGGCCAGACCGAATCCTGGTTGGTGAAGTTAGAGGCAGTGAAGCACTGGATTTACTTGATGCCTGGAATACGGGTCATGAGGGTGGTGCTGCTACTTTGCATGCCAATAACTGCCTTGCAGGACTTCATCGTTTGAAATCACTTATTACCCGTAACCCCGCAGCGCCTACTGAAATTGAACCTTTGATTGGTGAGACGGTTCATTGTGTCGTGCATATCGCAAGAACCCCTCAAGGACGCAGAGTTGAAGAAATCATATCGGTTAAAGGATATGAAAACGGTCATTACAACATCGAACAACTTATTTAAGGAGAATATGAATGAACCAAGCAGTCAATATAAATTATCGAAGTCTATGGATGATGGGAGCGATTGTTTTATTGCTTCTGTTTATAACAGATCCCGCATGTGCTTCTAGTGCAGGTGGAGGTTTACCTTTTGACTCCTATCTAACCAAAATACAAAAATCCATTACCGGCCCATTTGCCTTTACTGCTGCGATTATTGGTTTAGTTGGCGCAGGAGCCACGCTGATTTTTGGTGGTGAAATGAATGGTTTTTTGCGAACCCTTCTCTTTATTGTGTTGGTGCTTTCATTCCTGGTTGCTGCACAAAATACCATGACAGCGATTACAGGCAAGGGAGCTGAAATTGCTAAACCCTCAGTTTTAACGAGCGCTATGGAGTCGCAGCCATGAGTCTTCGCACCATTCCTATACGCAGATGTGGTAACCGCCCAAGCCTTTTTATGGGTGGTGACCGCGAGCTGGTTATGTTCTCAGGTTTACTCTCAGCAATCTTGGTATTCGCAGCTCAGGATTGGCTTGCCGCTATTTTTGGTTTTGCCCTTTGGTTTTTATCTTTAAAAGGTCTAAGGCTTATGGCAAAGGCTGATCCTTATATGAGAGCAGTTTATCTGAGACAAAGAGGCTATCAGGCCTATTATCCAGCACGTTCAACCCCTTTTCGTAATAATAAAGGGGGGTATTTATGATTGAGTTCATTACCTTTTTGATCAGTATTACTGGGTTGTTGCTATTAGGTATTTTGTTTAGCGCAGCTCAAATGAAAAGTCGTAAACACCATGTCAAAAAACATCGAAGTCATACTGCAGGATTGGTTGATTTACTAAATTATGCGGCAGTTGTCGATGATGGCGTAATTATCGGTAAAAATGGATCGTTTATGGCAGCCTGGCTTTATCAAGGTGAAGATATAGCCAATACTACCGATGAAGCGCGTGAAATGATGGCTTTTCGAATCAATCAGGCAATGTCCTCTATGGGTAATGGCTGGATGATTCATGTAGATGCCATTAGACGTGCTGCTCCAAGTTACAGTGAGTGCAGTGCTTCATACTTTCCCGATCATGTGTCGAAGGCTGTTGACGAAGAAAGAAGACAATACTTTGAAAGTATTGGTGCTTTGTATGAAGGTTATTTTGTTATCACCCTAACCTGGTATCCACCTGTATTGGCCCAAAAGCGTTTTGTCGAATTGATGTTTGATGATTCAGGTGAGAAATTAAACCACAAAGAAAAAACGCATCAATTGATTGAAACATTCAAGCAATCATGCAGAAACTTTGAGTCTCGTATGAGTGCTGCACTTCACCTGGAAAGGCTAGGCTCAGAAATACTCATCAATGAAAACCATAAAGTTACTCAAGATAACTTTTTAAGACACATCCAATATTGTGTCACGGGAATTAACCATCCCGTTAATCTGCCTAAAAATCCAATTTATCTGGATGCACTCATAGGCGGTCAGGAATTAATTCCAGGTATAACACCCAAAATTGGCCGAAAGTTCATTCAGTGTGTTGCTATTGAAGGATTCCCCATGGAGTCTTACCCAGGTATTTTAACGCTGTTGACTCAATTACCTGTGGAATATCGCTGGAACTCTCGCTTCATATTCATGGATCCTCATGAAGCTGTAGCTCATTTCACGAAATTCCGTAAAAAGTGGAAACAAAAGGTCAGAGGATTTTTTGACCAAATGTTTAATACCAGCTCCGGTATCGTTGATGAAGATGCACTCAGCATGGTTAATGACGCGCAGGCAGCTATTGCCGAAACCAATTCAGGAATGGTGGGTCAGGGCTATTATACCTCGGTTGTGGTGTTAATGGACGAGGATAGAGCGAACGTTGAGAAAGCAGCCCTATTTATCGAAAAGAATATCAATGCCTTAGGCTTTAGCGCACGGACAGAAACCATTAATACCATGGATGCCTTTATGGGTAGCCTGCCTGGTCATGGTATTGAAAATATCAGACGGCCTCTGATGAATACCATGAATCTGGCTGACTTGTTGCCAACATCCAGCATTTGGACAGGTGAAAATAAAGCGCCTTGCCCACTGTTTCCCCCTCAATCACCGCCTTTGCTGCACTGTGTCACTAGCGGTAATGCACCATTTCGTTTGAATCTTCATGTCAGAGACTTAGGCCATGGCATTATGTTTGGTCCAACGCGCTCTGGTAAATCAACCCATCTTGGTTTATTGGCATTGTCCTGGCGTCGATATAAAGATGCGCGTATTTATTCTTTTGATAAAGGCATGTCTATGTATCCAACCTGTAAGGCAACAGGTGGGGAGCATTTCACCATCGCAGGTAAAGACTCACGCCTTGCCTTTGCGCCATTGCAGTTTTTAGAATCTAAAGCAGATCGGGCTTGGGCTATGGAGTGGATTGATACCATTCTAGCTTTGAATGGTTTGAATACCACACCAGCTCAGCGCAATGAAATCGGCCATGCCATTCTAAGCATGCACCAAAGTGGCTCTAAAACCTTATCTGAATTTGTGATGACGATTCAGGATGAACCCATTAGAGAAACGTTAAAGCAGTACACCATAGATGGTTTGATGGGGCATTTATTAGATGCAGAAAGTGATGGGCTTGGTCTGTCTTCCTTTATGACCTTTGAAATCGAGCATTTAATGGGCTTGGGTGAAAAATTTGCATTGCCTGTATTGCTTTATCTCTTTAGGCGAATTGAAACCTCATTAGATGGTCGCCCCACCTTAATCTTGCTTGATGAAGCCTGGTTAATGCTGGCGCATCCTGTGTTTAAAAACAAGATTGCTGAATGGCTTGATTCCATGGCTAAGAAAAACTGTGTGGTGTTTATGGCAACACAACATTTATCTCATGCAGCCAACTCGGGGATTTTAGATATTATTGTTGAATCAACTGCCACCAAAATCTTTTTACCCAATCTGTATGCAAGAGATCCTGAAACCCGCCTCATTTATGAGCGCATGGGCTTAAATCCACGTCAGATAGACATCATAGCCGCAGCCGTTCCCAAACGTGATTACTACTATGTCAGTGAAAAAGGACAGCGACTTTATCAATTGGCATTAGGTCCTTATGCCTTAGCGTTTGTGGGTGCAACAGATCCCGATTCGATTGCGCGTATGAAGCAATTAGAATCGAAGTATGAAGATGAGTGGGTCTCTCAATGGCTTTCAGAAAAAGGTATTCCTTTGGCTCAGTACGGAGAAGCAGCATGAAAAAAAGTATAACGAATAATCCCTACCTCAACGCCAGGCGCGCCTGGAATGTTCATACCGCAGGTCTTATGAAATCACTACAAGTTTGGCAATTGGTGGGATTAGGTAGCCTGTTAATCGCATTGGCGGCGGTTGGTGGACTTATCGTGATAGGTAGCCAATCCAAATTTATCCCTTTGGTGTTTCAACAAGATGCCAATGGCAATACCTTATCGGTTACCCGTGCTGATAAGGTTGGTGACGCAAGCATTGATGATTATCGTGCTGCAGCTGCCCATTTTATTGAAAACGTTCGCATGGTAAGCCTTGATACGGAACTGCAAAAGAAAGCAGTTTTTCAAGTGTATTCCTATTTAAATGCCAATGATGCGGCTTTAGCTAAGATTCAAGAGTTCTACAGTGACAAACAACAATCTAATCCCTTTGAAAGAGCTGCGTTTGAGATTGTGAGCATAGACATTCGCTCAGTACTTCAAGAGTCGGATGAGACTTGGCAAGTAGACTGGATTGAAACGGTGAGAAATCGTGATGGATCGCTTAAAGAAAAGCCTCGCATGATGAAAGCAATGGTTACGATGTATCAGGAGAATGAAATCAATGATGTCACCAGTGAGTCCATTTTAAAAAATCCCCACCTGATTTATGTACGAGATTTTAACTGGTCCTATGAATTAAAGCATGGAGAACAACAATGAAAAGAATAATGCAGCTATTTTGTTTATTAACACCGATCACAAGCTTTGCATTGGATAACACTATTCTAGCCGAGCATTATTTTTCGGATACTGTACCCAAGCTATCGAGTCAGGAAAAACAAGGTTTAGATATTGCAGAGCGTACACAACAAGGAGAAAAAACAAGTATACCCTT encodes:
- a CDS encoding helix-turn-helix domain-containing protein — translated: MNIKEKIGQRIMNERKAKGLTRKALAELTSELKISRINNYERGDRTPGPTEIKLLANALEVSASYLMCLTDNREGKMTKSLGMGALIPVLDYKQAIDPAAFIQKIKEEVDNKVEFIPVSSTVSDNIGKTPFALRIKDESMMPEFRINDVVIVDPDTNAKPGDFVVALIEDEQEVIIRKYKQLSASKATQQYELIALNEDWASIQINSDSNGSIIGTAVNMMRHLKT
- a CDS encoding carbon storage regulator: MLVLTRKIGESVVISEEVYCTVVGYRDGEVRLAFDAPQSIPVHRDEIQRRINRERQNDSWFSGKRENKGCVVDRLISKFKHGIKPFKNHQ
- a CDS encoding TrbC/VirB2 family protein; amino-acid sequence: MNQAVNINYRSLWMMGAIVLLLLFITDPACASSAGGGLPFDSYLTKIQKSITGPFAFTAAIIGLVGAGATLIFGGEMNGFLRTLLFIVLVLSFLVAAQNTMTAITGKGAEIAKPSVLTSAMESQP
- a CDS encoding conjugal transfer protein TrbE (type IV secretion system ATPase VirB4 family); amino-acid sequence: MIEFITFLISITGLLLLGILFSAAQMKSRKHHVKKHRSHTAGLVDLLNYAAVVDDGVIIGKNGSFMAAWLYQGEDIANTTDEAREMMAFRINQAMSSMGNGWMIHVDAIRRAAPSYSECSASYFPDHVSKAVDEERRQYFESIGALYEGYFVITLTWYPPVLAQKRFVELMFDDSGEKLNHKEKTHQLIETFKQSCRNFESRMSAALHLERLGSEILINENHKVTQDNFLRHIQYCVTGINHPVNLPKNPIYLDALIGGQELIPGITPKIGRKFIQCVAIEGFPMESYPGILTLLTQLPVEYRWNSRFIFMDPHEAVAHFTKFRKKWKQKVRGFFDQMFNTSSGIVDEDALSMVNDAQAAIAETNSGMVGQGYYTSVVVLMDEDRANVEKAALFIEKNINALGFSARTETINTMDAFMGSLPGHGIENIRRPLMNTMNLADLLPTSSIWTGENKAPCPLFPPQSPPLLHCVTSGNAPFRLNLHVRDLGHGIMFGPTRSGKSTHLGLLALSWRRYKDARIYSFDKGMSMYPTCKATGGEHFTIAGKDSRLAFAPLQFLESKADRAWAMEWIDTILALNGLNTTPAQRNEIGHAILSMHQSGSKTLSEFVMTIQDEPIRETLKQYTIDGLMGHLLDAESDGLGLSSFMTFEIEHLMGLGEKFALPVLLYLFRRIETSLDGRPTLILLDEAWLMLAHPVFKNKIAEWLDSMAKKNCVVFMATQHLSHAANSGILDIIVESTATKIFLPNLYARDPETRLIYERMGLNPRQIDIIAAAVPKRDYYYVSEKGQRLYQLALGPYALAFVGATDPDSIARMKQLESKYEDEWVSQWLSEKGIPLAQYGEAA
- the trbB gene encoding P-type conjugative transfer ATPase TrbB, whose protein sequence is MREEKEQNLTVKDRAIEKLRRDLGDLIENALYDQKTVEIMLNADGKLWQERLGETMRCIGSINDARAESIIKTIAGFHGKEVTRFNPILEGELPLDGSRFAGQLPPVVSKPTFAIRKKAISVFTLDDYVKSGIMTEAQCAVIKKAVIAHRNILVIGGTGSGKTTLVNAIINEMVCSSPTERVFIIEDTGEIQCAAENCVQYHTTIDVNMTQLLKTTLRMRPDRILVGEVRGSEALDLLDAWNTGHEGGAATLHANNCLAGLHRLKSLITRNPAAPTEIEPLIGETVHCVVHIARTPQGRRVEEIISVKGYENGHYNIEQLI
- a CDS encoding conjugal transfer protein TrbD — its product is MSLRTIPIRRCGNRPSLFMGGDRELVMFSGLLSAILVFAAQDWLAAIFGFALWFLSLKGLRLMAKADPYMRAVYLRQRGYQAYYPARSTPFRNNKGGYL